TATTTGTGTGCCATGTCAGTGCGAAAATGCGGGCAATCTGTTCTGCcaggtcaaatattttttcccGGTAGCCTGTGCGCTGCGTTGTCTTTGGTTAGGTCAGAGCGTAGACTACTGCGCAGCTGTAGCCCCACCCCCCCGATTACGCCACTGCCAGGGCTCCTGTTTATTGGTTTATCATCTAGCCAGGGCTCCAGCCTGTTCGTTTATAGATTTTGGCGCGATTCAGACCCCTCACTACGATATAGACACTCGACTCTGAAACATGGGTAAGTGTAAATTTAATGATAAATGGCTCGAGAAGGACGAGTATGACTGGTTAAGGTCGGTGCCTGGTAGCGCCTATGAAGCTCGGTGCACTGtgtaaaaaaaccttcaaactTGGGACAATGGGGATCGGAGCGGTGGAATCCCATGTCCAGAGCCAGAAACACAAAGCTTACTCAAAAGCACGCCTGCAGCCTACAATTACTAGCTTCTGCTCCACCGCTAGCAATGATGTAATTGACAACGCTAGTGTTGCAATAGGAAATCCACAGCCTGTTACAAGCATGCCATCTGACCGCGCAATTTGTGGCTCTACGCCAACACTGCGAGCAGAGGTGATTTGGGTGATGAGGACCGTGACAAGCCACCATTCCTGCAGGTCCAATGACGGAATTGATGACTTGTTTAAAGCGATGTTCCCAGATTCTGCCCTTGTACAGTCTTTTACATGCGGGAAAGACAAGACCAGATACGTTGCCAAATTTGGATTGGCGccgtatataaaaaaagagctcGTCAATGAAGTTCAAAAATGCGGTGCGTTTGTTGTCATGTTCGATGAGACACTGAACCAGacaaccaaaaccaaacaaatggaCTTGCATGTGCGTTATTGGTTAAATGACCATGTCCAGTCTAGGTTCTACGGATCACAGTTCATGGGCCACGCAACTGCCCAGGACCTACTTCAGCATTTCAAAGTAAGTATGccctacatttatttattaactaacCTTTTGTATGTTATTATATAGTTAGTCTAAGCTTTACTGATTGTCAAGTTATTAACAACTATGGATATGATAATATACATTAAttagacaaattaaaataaaatgaattaaaagaaataaaaaacagccagCTTTAGTTTTAGAAAGATAGTCTGGTGTTAACATGCCAATaagtttaaataatatatacaatatggCTATAGGGATGGCTGACTGCTTATTTTgtgaaatagtatttttttatattttttttatcttatccaGTCTGACATTAATCTGAAGTAGTGGTGTGTCAGAAATGAATGTGTTAACTGTTGTATGGCTAATGTCtgtaatgtcttttttcaatttCCAGGAGTGTGTGCAGCAGCTTGACCTGAGACATTTGGTTTCTATCTCAATGGATGGACCAAATGTCAATTGGAAGTTTTTCTCAATGCTCCAACAGGAGCATGCAGATACATTTGGAGGTGCCCAGCTGATTGTGGTGGGGAGCTGTGGGCTTCACACACTCCACAATGCCTTTAAAAGTGGCTTCAGTGTCTGGCAGATGGAGAAAGTGCTCAGGGCATTGCATACACTCTTGCACAATACCCCTGCTAGAAGAGAAGATTTCTGCTCTTTGACCAAGTCATCTGTGTTTCCCCTACCATTCTGTGGGCATCGCTGGATCGAAAACCTACCCGTTGTCGACAGGGCTATCACCATATGGCCAATGATGGTGAAGTATGTGGATGCAGTGACACAGAAAAAGCTTCCAAACCCTAGAACATCCTCCTATGACACTCTTGCAGAGGCACGGAATGACCCTCTCATAATGGCCAAGCTGCACTTCTTTATGGCTGTCTCTAGGACCTTCACCACATTTCTGACTAAGTATCAGACAGATGAGCCGGTGATTCCATTCATCGGTAAAGATCTGGCTGTTCTCATGAAGGTAATGTATAACATGCATGGAGAAAGTGTATGAAATGAAAATTTTAACTCAACCctccaacacttttttttatttgtattgttatttgtactgtatttgttcTCAGAGCCTACTGAAGAGGTTCATCAAGGCAGAGATCCTTAATGACATCACAGCACTGCAAATGGTCAAACTGGACACAACTGCCAAGGAAGCAAGGGCTGGCCTAAAGGCTGTGGACATTGGATTAGGAGCAGAAGTAGTCCTAAAGGTAAAGGCAAAGGTGTCAAATATCAAACAATGGTTAAGGTACAGGaaatcaaaactttatttttgcataaaacTTTTAGTCAGTCTCACAggccctcctcccctcttcctgtTAGGAACTCCAGAGTAGCCCCAAGAGCAGCGTAGGTGAGCTCAGTGTGTTGGCCTTTAGAAAGGACTGCATGGACTGTTTGACCAATATTGTCAAGAAAATGCAAGACAAGAGCCCACTGAAGTACACCATTGTGAGGCAGATGGCATGTTTGGACCCAACGAGCATGTTCTCAGACCCCGACTTGTGCTATGAAAGAATGAAAGGAGTTGTTCAGAGGTTTCTGCATGATAACCAGCTGTCAGGAGGCGCCTCTGCTGGTACTTACGATTTAGAAGTCAGAATGTAaatttttttgtggtttgtcTGTCTAAACTTTTTCAttgcattgatttaaaatatttatatattattttttgttaatctgTTTTGCAACAGGTGATGTGATTGTCCAACAATTTGGAAATTTCTTGTCTCTGGAGGCAAAACATGAGTCATTCTCCTCTTTCCAACCCATGCGTACAAGACTGGACGTTTTCCTGCATGGACTCCTCCATCAATCCTACCCTGAACTCTGGGCATTCTGCAGGAAACTTCTGCTTCTCTCCCATGGCCAAGCAACGGTTGAGAGGGGCTTTTCTGTAAACAAGGAGGTAGAGGCCGATAACATGAAGGAGGACACAGTGGTTGCTCAGAGGATGATCTGTGACTATGTCTCTGTCTGTGGGGGGGTTCTCAAAGTACCTCTGACTAAGGAGCTTTTGGCAGCTGCAGCTTCAGCTAGGTCTCAGTATCGGCTACACCTGGACcaggaaaagagaaagcatGCGAGCAATGctcaaagagaaaagagaaaaggtgcAGAAGACCACCTAGAG
This region of Anoplopoma fimbria isolate UVic2021 breed Golden Eagle Sablefish unplaced genomic scaffold, Afim_UVic_2022 Un_contig_10440_pilon_pilon, whole genome shotgun sequence genomic DNA includes:
- the LOC129114833 gene encoding uncharacterized protein LOC129114833 translates to MDGPNVNWKFFSMLQQEHADTFGGAQLIVVGSCGLHTLHNAFKSGFSVWQMEKVLRALHTLLHNTPARREDFCSLTKSSVFPLPFCGHRWIENLPVVDRAITIWPMMVKYVDAVTQKKLPNPRTSSYDTLAEARNDPLIMAKLHFFMAVSRTFTTFLTKYQTDEPVIPFIGKDLAVLMKSLLKRFIKAEILNDITALQMVKLDTTAKEARAGLKAVDIGLGAEVVLKELQSSPKSSVGELSVLAFRKDCMDCLTNIVKKMQDKSPLKYTIVRQMACLDPTSMFSDPDLCYERMKGVVQRFLHDNQLSGGASAGDVIVQQFGNFLSLEAKHESFSSFQPMRTRLDVFLHGLLHQSYPELWAFCRKLLLLSHGQATVERGFSVNKEVEADNMKEDTVVAQRMICDYVSVCGGVLKVPLTKELLAAAASARSQYRLHLDQEKRKHASNAQREKRKGAEDHLEQLKTKKKILIEVANSLEKDADKLAEQAEGKSGTLMAQLITKSNILRRRHKEKLTELKEVEKELEDKSAELRHMP